In one Nicotiana sylvestris chromosome 8, ASM39365v2, whole genome shotgun sequence genomic region, the following are encoded:
- the LOC138875709 gene encoding uncharacterized protein: MYHDIKEVYWLNDMKKNIAEYATQCPSYQQVKIEHHKPGGLMQTIEIPTWKWEAINMDFIMGLPHSQRVMRFGKKGNLRPQYIGPYRIIRRVVQVAYELKLQSELESVHPIFHVPMLRKCIGDPTQVVPPDDVQITEDLSYEEILVANLDRQIHKLRNKEIASVKVLWRSKKVEEMMWEAEEEMKSKYPHLFQTEYMTQGYKLSG; encoded by the exons atgtatcatgacattaaggaggtGTATTGGTTAaacgatatgaagaagaacattgctgaGTATGCCACTCAATGCCCTAGTTACCAGCAGGTGAAGATAGAGCACCACAAGCCCGgagggctaatgcagactatagagatcccgacatggaaatgggaaGCGATAAATATGGACTTTATCATGGGTTTACCTCATTCTCAAC gtgtgatgaggtttggcaagaaaggaaaCCTTAGACCACAGTATATTGGTCCCTATAGGATCATTCGAAGAGTggtccaagtagcttatgagttaaaATTGCAgtcggaattggagtctgttcATCCAATTTTTCACGTacctatgttacgaaagtgcattggcgatcctacccaagTGGTGCCCccagatgatgtacagattacagaggacttgtcatacgaggaaattctggTTGCCaacctagaccgacaaatccacaAGCTACGAAATAAGGAGATAGCATCTGTTAAGGTTTTATGGCGAAGTAAGAAGGTGGAAGAGATGATGTGGGAAGCagaggaagaaatgaagtctaaatacccccacCTATTTCAAACTGAATATATGACTCAAGGGTATAAACTCTCAGGCTAG